Proteins found in one Micromonospora sp. WMMD1082 genomic segment:
- a CDS encoding DUF5753 domain-containing protein, with the protein MNRAVVAAMTEAGETADSLAAQVGVDPKTAARWASHGRIPRPQTRRRVATVLGREVTELWPDVLKRREPAWFRRWVDIEREAVALRWFELTWVPGLLQTEAYARATLAGERLTSDDVGRLVEARLQRQAILRREDPPMLVVVLDELILRRSAYGDRALMREQCEHLVACGALPTIAIHVVPATVGMYPGLGGPFILAELDDGSVLGHADSQAEAQIIDKAADVATLGRRWERIRGEALSRTQSLELIREAAASWT; encoded by the coding sequence GTGAACCGTGCCGTCGTCGCAGCAATGACCGAGGCGGGCGAGACCGCCGACTCCCTCGCGGCTCAGGTCGGGGTCGACCCGAAGACCGCCGCGCGGTGGGCAAGCCACGGACGCATTCCGCGCCCGCAGACCCGGAGGCGGGTCGCCACGGTGCTCGGCCGCGAGGTGACCGAGCTGTGGCCGGACGTCCTCAAGCGACGCGAGCCGGCGTGGTTCCGGCGGTGGGTGGACATCGAACGCGAGGCGGTGGCGCTGCGCTGGTTCGAGCTGACCTGGGTGCCGGGCCTGCTCCAGACCGAGGCGTACGCGCGGGCGACGCTGGCCGGGGAGAGACTGACCTCCGACGACGTCGGACGGCTGGTGGAGGCGCGTCTCCAGCGGCAGGCCATCCTGCGCCGGGAGGACCCGCCGATGCTGGTCGTGGTGCTGGACGAGCTGATCCTGCGCCGGTCCGCCTACGGTGACCGGGCGCTGATGCGGGAGCAGTGTGAGCACCTGGTGGCGTGCGGCGCGCTGCCCACGATCGCGATCCACGTCGTGCCGGCGACCGTCGGGATGTACCCCGGGTTGGGTGGACCCTTCATCCTCGCCGAGCTGGACGACGGCAGCGTGCTCGGTCACGCCGACAGCCAGGCCGAGGCACAGATCATCGATAAGGCTGCGGACGTTGCTACCCTGGGTCGCAGGTGGGAACGCATCCGCGGCGAGGCGCTGTCACGGACGCAGTCCCTAGAACTCATCAGGGAAGCGGCAGCATCATGGACATGA
- a CDS encoding polysaccharide pyruvyl transferase family protein, which produces MTRVLLRSAKDPFTPVSPELSLALYKHGIFGRNVGNLVFTEAVHKLISVPGTEVVSNSFLSERPGVDQAYVNRVNEEYDLFVVPLANAFRLSFLDNLKRLTWVIERLRIPVVVIGVGVAGGAGSLDNPFPPPTDELRVAVRRFVSAVLDKSASIGVRGEFTRAYLAELGFGDDVVDAVGCPSLFRDGPNLQVTKRVAEITSESRFTINISPYVKLMDRVATRHAKRYPNMVYVPQGDEVLELLLWGTHPDNVRRGLPHHTGHQLYREDRIRFFVDTSTWMRYLAEQEFSFGTRIHGNIVALSAGTPAHVLAHDSRTLELAGYHEIPHSLVPDVSPTVDAAELYAQADYTAFNAGQAPRWDRFARFLERNGIEHVFQPGKADPGYDARLAAAGLPPAVTTLMTTDPEAREQIKSRVAELYSLGGVRVLREAHKPQIPFPHSVALYEGMAPGERPPGRRVVQHLPVPVRSALRQSRALAHRLRRRA; this is translated from the coding sequence ATGACCCGTGTCCTGCTGCGCTCTGCCAAGGACCCCTTCACTCCGGTCAGCCCCGAGCTTTCCCTCGCGCTGTACAAGCACGGCATCTTCGGGCGGAACGTCGGCAACCTCGTCTTCACCGAGGCGGTGCACAAGCTCATCAGCGTGCCGGGGACCGAGGTGGTCTCCAACTCCTTCCTCAGCGAACGGCCCGGCGTGGACCAGGCGTACGTGAACCGGGTCAACGAGGAGTACGACCTGTTCGTGGTGCCGCTGGCCAATGCGTTCCGGTTGAGCTTCCTGGACAACCTCAAGCGCCTGACCTGGGTGATCGAGAGGCTGCGGATTCCGGTCGTGGTGATCGGCGTCGGTGTCGCGGGCGGCGCGGGCAGTCTCGACAACCCGTTCCCGCCGCCGACCGACGAGCTGCGCGTGGCGGTGCGTCGGTTCGTGAGCGCGGTGCTCGACAAGTCGGCGTCGATCGGCGTACGGGGGGAGTTCACCCGCGCCTACCTCGCCGAGCTGGGCTTCGGCGACGACGTGGTCGATGCCGTCGGCTGCCCGTCGCTGTTCCGCGACGGCCCGAACCTCCAGGTCACCAAGCGGGTCGCCGAGATCACGTCGGAGAGTCGCTTCACGATCAACATCTCCCCGTACGTCAAGCTGATGGATCGGGTCGCGACCCGGCACGCCAAGCGCTACCCGAACATGGTCTACGTGCCACAGGGCGACGAGGTTCTCGAGCTGCTGCTGTGGGGAACCCACCCGGACAACGTCCGGCGGGGACTGCCGCACCACACCGGCCACCAGCTCTACCGGGAGGACCGGATCCGGTTCTTCGTCGACACCTCGACCTGGATGCGCTACCTCGCCGAGCAGGAGTTCTCCTTCGGCACCCGGATCCACGGCAACATCGTGGCGCTGTCCGCCGGTACGCCCGCCCACGTCCTGGCGCACGACAGCCGGACCCTGGAGCTGGCCGGGTACCACGAGATTCCGCACAGCCTGGTGCCCGACGTGAGCCCGACGGTCGACGCCGCCGAGTTGTACGCCCAGGCCGACTACACCGCCTTCAACGCCGGGCAGGCACCGCGCTGGGACCGCTTTGCCCGCTTCCTGGAGCGCAACGGCATCGAGCACGTCTTCCAGCCGGGCAAGGCGGACCCCGGCTACGACGCCCGGTTGGCGGCCGCCGGCCTCCCGCCGGCGGTGACCACGCTGATGACGACCGACCCCGAGGCCAGAGAGCAGATCAAGTCCCGCGTGGCGGAGCTGTACTCGCTGGGTGGCGTCCGCGTGCTGCGCGAGGCGCACAAGCCGCAGATCCCGTTCCCGCATAGCGTCGCCCTGTACGAGGGCATGGCACCCGGAGAACGGCCGCCCGGCCGGAGGGTCGTGCAGCACCTGCCGGTCCCTGTGCGGTCCGCGCTGCGTCAGAGCCGTGCGCTCGCCCATCGACTCCGTCGCCGAGCCTGA
- a CDS encoding N-acetyltransferase has product MTTLRLRPEDPADTGAVRRVLAAAFARPDVAVPPEVRLVDELRGGDAWLPELAMVAEYGGEIVGCALLTRVLVGADSVPALALGPVAVAPHRQRIGLGTSVVQAALEAATELGERLVVVLGDPAYYRRFGFSRADRLGLTSPWSGLGEPWQALVLPPTTSGEPPPPQGEVVFPPPWSKV; this is encoded by the coding sequence GTGACGACCCTGCGGTTACGTCCCGAGGATCCGGCCGACACCGGCGCGGTCCGTCGGGTGCTGGCCGCGGCCTTCGCCCGGCCCGACGTGGCCGTCCCACCGGAGGTACGCCTCGTCGACGAGCTGCGGGGCGGCGACGCCTGGCTGCCGGAGCTGGCGATGGTCGCCGAGTACGGCGGGGAGATCGTCGGCTGTGCCCTGCTCACCCGGGTGCTGGTGGGCGCGGACAGCGTGCCGGCCCTGGCGCTCGGACCGGTGGCGGTGGCGCCGCACCGGCAGCGGATCGGGCTCGGCACCTCGGTGGTGCAGGCCGCCCTGGAGGCGGCGACGGAGCTGGGCGAGCGGCTGGTGGTGGTGCTCGGTGACCCGGCCTACTACCGGCGGTTCGGGTTCAGCCGGGCCGACCGGCTGGGCCTGACCAGCCCGTGGTCCGGCCTGGGTGAGCCGTGGCAGGCGCTGGTCCTACCACCCACGACCAGTGGTGAGCCGCCACCGCCGCAGGGTGAGGTGGTCTTTCCGCCGCCGTGGTCCAAGGTCTGA
- a CDS encoding flagellar basal body protein FliL, which produces MANYGPPSGGPQPWQEPEPGDWYDHGRSPDPPHDPAQLYGAGQPYQPGQTYGSGVTYGSDPRHESDQTHGSGQGYESGRTYGAGQTYGAGQTYGSSQGYEPGQGHGSGPYPSGGPDHQAGQPWSGHSAGWPGAGHRDGQRGPEHGDDGRSPGSGYAGNRYGGADPGYPSPPPGTRAQPAYPGDAATTYEGAPVPPPERGRGRGRILAVLAVVLVLVLGGVTTSYLLGSDDEPPIPLAAPTEEAAGPALDASDEDETPADDPASGSSTDPRFVQAGQCLRNDAPAGGQPKLLISDCVPKSYEVLRRVDGKTSGERDAEAKCAQVDGYTNWYFYDSELDSLDFVLCLKQRD; this is translated from the coding sequence ATGGCGAACTACGGACCACCGAGCGGCGGCCCGCAGCCGTGGCAGGAGCCGGAACCCGGAGACTGGTACGACCACGGCCGGTCCCCCGACCCGCCCCACGACCCGGCCCAGCTCTACGGCGCCGGCCAGCCCTACCAGCCGGGTCAGACCTACGGCTCCGGCGTCACCTACGGATCCGACCCCAGGCACGAGTCCGATCAGACGCACGGCTCCGGCCAGGGCTACGAGTCCGGCCGGACCTACGGCGCGGGCCAGACCTACGGCGCGGGCCAGACCTACGGGTCGAGCCAGGGCTACGAGCCCGGCCAGGGCCATGGATCCGGGCCGTATCCGTCCGGCGGCCCGGATCACCAGGCCGGGCAGCCGTGGAGCGGGCACTCCGCCGGGTGGCCCGGGGCGGGTCACCGCGACGGGCAACGCGGACCGGAGCACGGCGATGACGGCCGCAGCCCCGGGTCGGGCTACGCCGGCAACCGCTACGGCGGGGCCGACCCGGGATACCCGTCGCCGCCGCCGGGCACCCGGGCGCAGCCGGCCTATCCCGGCGACGCGGCGACCACGTACGAGGGCGCGCCCGTGCCACCGCCGGAGCGCGGGCGCGGTCGGGGGCGGATCCTCGCGGTGCTGGCGGTCGTGCTGGTGCTGGTGCTGGGCGGCGTGACGACGTCCTATCTGCTCGGGTCGGACGACGAGCCGCCGATCCCGCTGGCCGCGCCGACCGAGGAGGCGGCGGGGCCGGCCCTGGACGCCTCGGACGAGGACGAGACACCGGCCGACGACCCGGCCTCCGGCTCGTCCACCGACCCCCGGTTCGTGCAGGCCGGACAGTGTCTCCGCAACGACGCGCCGGCCGGCGGTCAGCCCAAGCTGCTGATCAGCGACTGCGTACCGAAGTCGTACGAGGTGCTGCGGCGCGTCGACGGGAAGACCAGCGGTGAACGCGACGCCGAGGCGAAGTGCGCCCAGGTCGACGGCTACACCAACTGGTACTTCTACGACAGCGAGCTGGACTCCCTCGACTTCGTGCTCTGCCTCAAACAGCGCGACTGA
- a CDS encoding DoxX family protein: MTPVRSLARAMLSGIFVVSGARNFVHPDRLAPTAKPITDRVAPLLERANPRIPTDTETLIRANSAVQVGTGLMLATGRFTRPAALLLAGTLIPVTLAGHPFWRNDDPVAKNNNQIHFLKNLGLFGGLLLAAADTEGKPGLRWRAGHRIGHSRRSVRRAVRTARREARIAVRSASAARRLPG, translated from the coding sequence ATGACGCCCGTACGATCCCTCGCCCGCGCCATGTTGAGCGGCATCTTCGTGGTCAGCGGCGCCCGCAACTTCGTCCACCCCGACCGCCTGGCGCCCACCGCGAAGCCGATCACCGATCGGGTGGCACCGCTGCTGGAGCGGGCGAACCCGCGCATCCCCACCGACACCGAGACGCTGATCCGGGCCAATTCGGCCGTGCAGGTCGGTACCGGGCTTATGCTGGCCACCGGGCGGTTCACCCGACCGGCGGCCCTGTTGCTGGCCGGCACGCTGATCCCGGTGACCCTCGCCGGGCATCCCTTCTGGCGCAACGACGACCCGGTCGCCAAGAACAACAACCAGATCCACTTCCTAAAGAACCTCGGTCTCTTCGGTGGACTGTTGCTCGCCGCGGCGGACACGGAGGGTAAGCCTGGCCTACGGTGGCGGGCCGGCCACCGGATCGGCCACTCTCGACGCTCGGTGCGCCGCGCGGTGCGGACCGCCCGCCGCGAGGCCCGGATCGCCGTCCGCTCCGCCTCCGCCGCTCGGCGACTCCCCGGCTGA
- a CDS encoding ATP-binding protein: MDPVRNPYAPGAGQRPPELAGRGRELDVFDVVLERIARGRPERSLMLTGLRGVGKTVLLNTLRSQAINRLWGSGKIEARPDQSLRRPIAAALHMAVRELAPRHRAPDRIDAFLGVLKAFAQRGAPTGRGGTAPKLRDRWQPGIDVPAASGRADSGDIEIDLVELLTDAASVASDVGTGVAIFIDEMQDLGPEDVSALCAACHELSQLGAPLIVVGAGLPHLPAVLSAAKSYSERLFRYQRIDRLDRIAADHALCAPAEREDVEYEAKALDLLYEKSGGYPYFVQAYGKATWDHAPRSPITAADVRVAAPEAEAELAVGFFGSRFERATPAEREYMRAMATLSLVEGAAGGGGRDDMDAAVPTAEIARALGRKPASLSPARDALIKKGLIYSGERGTVAFTVPHFGRYLRTQPA, from the coding sequence GTGGATCCGGTCCGCAACCCGTACGCACCGGGCGCCGGTCAGCGCCCGCCCGAACTCGCCGGGCGGGGGCGGGAACTGGACGTCTTCGACGTCGTGCTGGAACGGATCGCGCGGGGCCGACCGGAGCGCAGCCTGATGCTCACCGGCCTGCGCGGCGTCGGCAAGACGGTCCTGCTGAACACCCTGCGCTCCCAGGCGATCAACCGGCTCTGGGGCAGCGGCAAGATCGAGGCGCGACCGGATCAGTCGCTGCGCCGGCCGATCGCCGCCGCCCTGCACATGGCCGTCCGGGAACTCGCCCCCCGGCACCGGGCACCGGACCGGATCGACGCCTTCCTCGGCGTGCTCAAGGCCTTCGCCCAACGGGGCGCACCGACCGGTCGCGGCGGCACCGCCCCGAAGCTGCGCGACCGGTGGCAGCCCGGCATCGACGTGCCGGCGGCCAGCGGGCGGGCGGACTCCGGCGACATCGAGATCGACCTGGTGGAGCTGCTCACCGATGCCGCCTCGGTGGCCAGTGACGTCGGCACCGGCGTCGCGATCTTCATCGACGAGATGCAGGATCTCGGGCCGGAGGACGTCTCCGCACTCTGCGCCGCGTGCCACGAACTGTCCCAGCTCGGCGCGCCGCTGATCGTGGTCGGTGCCGGGTTACCGCACCTGCCGGCGGTGCTGAGCGCGGCCAAGTCGTACTCCGAGCGGCTCTTCCGCTACCAGCGCATCGACCGTCTCGACCGGATCGCCGCCGACCACGCACTCTGCGCGCCGGCCGAGCGGGAGGACGTGGAGTACGAGGCGAAGGCCCTCGACCTGCTCTACGAGAAGTCCGGCGGGTACCCGTACTTCGTCCAGGCGTACGGGAAGGCCACCTGGGACCATGCCCCCCGATCACCGATCACCGCGGCGGACGTCCGGGTCGCCGCCCCGGAGGCCGAGGCCGAGCTGGCCGTCGGCTTCTTCGGGTCGCGCTTCGAGCGGGCCACCCCCGCCGAGCGGGAGTATATGCGGGCGATGGCGACGCTCTCCCTGGTCGAGGGGGCGGCCGGCGGTGGCGGACGGGACGACATGGACGCGGCGGTGCCGACCGCCGAGATCGCCCGCGCTCTCGGCCGCAAGCCCGCCAGCCTCTCCCCGGCCCGGGACGCCCTGATCAAGAAGGGGCTGATCTACTCCGGCGAACGTGGCACGGTCGCCTTCACCGTCCCGCACTTCGGCCGTTACCTGCGCACCCAGCCGGCCTGA
- a CDS encoding UvrD-helicase domain-containing protein: MPPFNAVPPGGRPPFVADLHIHSKYSRACSRDLTLPNLGWWARRKGIAVLGTGDFTHPAWYDHLRETLHPAEPGLYRLSPEAERDIARRLPPRLASAAESDPVRFMLSVEISTIYKRDDRTRKVHHLIYLPDLDAVGRFNAALGRIGNLGSDGRPILGLDSRDLLEITLEASPDGFLVPAHIWTPWFSALGSKSGFDAIADCYADLADHIFAVETGLSSDPAMNWRVGSLDRYRLVSNSDAHSPPALAREATVFASARDYFGVREALRTGDGLAGTIEFFPEEGKYHADGHRLCGVNWAPERTREAGGRCPECGKPLTVGVLSRVEDLADRPEGYRPQRVPQVTHLIQLAEILGEINKVGPRSKRVEGKLTELVAALGPELEILTRTPLDEIGRVGGEVLAEGIARLRRGEVRRVPGYDGEYGVITLFDPAELGRAGVSAGQETLFDVPVPAQRRPVEPTATPHAKATPEARAKRPAGKAEPKREPATPAPPIAPPPSPHEPFEPMLAGMEEVGTGLLDRLDAMQRVAASAPGGPLLIVAGPGTGKTRTLTHRIAYLCAELNVFPEQCLAITFTRRAAEELRHRLDGLLGPVAEDVTVGTFHSLGLTILRENAGAAGLPDDFRIADDAERTAARAEAGEDAARYTALLRKQGMVDLDELLTLPVALLRDDRELVERYRDRWRWIFVDEYQDVDAVQYELLRLLSPADGNLCAIGDPDQAIYSFRGADVGYFLRFSQDFTDARLVRLNRNYRSSAPILAAAVQAIAPSSLVRGRRLDPARLDPEAPLVGRYAAASVADEADFVVRTVDDLVGGLSHRSLDSGRIDGRSTTLSFSDIAVLYRTDSQAAPIVDALARANIPVQKRSHDRLRDRPGVLAIARELRHAPGLDGALPARVRLAAQVLAERFAIPTLDGSGGVRPEDVRTAVDLLTPLARRCGDDLEAFLSQLATGAEVDALDPRAEAVTLLTLHAAKGLEFPVVFLIGAEDGLLPLRWPGAPPDDDAVAEERRLFFVGLTRAQDRLYVSHAARRVRHGSERDCRPSPFLDVVDPGLFERLGDSAGPRRPKDRQLRLI; the protein is encoded by the coding sequence GTGCCCCCGTTCAACGCCGTACCCCCCGGTGGCCGCCCGCCCTTCGTCGCGGACCTGCACATCCACTCGAAGTACTCGCGGGCCTGCAGCCGCGACCTGACCCTGCCGAACCTCGGTTGGTGGGCCCGGCGCAAGGGCATCGCGGTGCTCGGCACCGGTGACTTCACTCACCCCGCCTGGTACGACCACCTGCGCGAGACGCTGCATCCGGCCGAGCCCGGCCTCTACCGGCTGTCACCGGAGGCGGAACGGGACATCGCCCGCCGCCTGCCGCCCCGGCTGGCCAGCGCGGCGGAGAGCGATCCGGTCCGGTTCATGCTCAGCGTGGAGATCTCCACGATCTACAAGCGGGACGACCGGACGCGCAAGGTCCACCACCTGATCTACCTGCCGGATCTGGACGCGGTGGGTCGGTTCAATGCCGCGCTGGGCCGGATCGGCAACCTCGGGTCGGACGGCCGGCCGATCCTCGGTCTGGACTCGCGTGACCTGTTGGAGATCACCCTGGAGGCGAGCCCGGACGGTTTCCTCGTCCCGGCGCACATCTGGACCCCGTGGTTCTCCGCGCTGGGCTCGAAGTCCGGCTTCGACGCGATCGCCGACTGCTACGCCGACCTGGCCGACCACATCTTCGCGGTGGAGACCGGGCTCTCCTCCGACCCGGCGATGAACTGGCGGGTCGGCAGCCTGGACCGCTACCGGCTGGTCTCCAACTCCGACGCGCACTCACCGCCCGCGCTCGCCCGCGAGGCCACCGTCTTCGCCTCGGCCCGGGACTACTTTGGCGTACGCGAGGCGCTGCGCACCGGCGACGGGCTGGCCGGCACGATCGAGTTCTTCCCCGAGGAGGGCAAGTACCACGCGGACGGCCACCGGCTGTGCGGGGTGAACTGGGCGCCCGAACGGACCCGGGAGGCCGGCGGGCGCTGCCCGGAGTGCGGCAAGCCGTTGACGGTGGGCGTACTGAGCCGGGTCGAGGACCTGGCCGACCGGCCCGAGGGGTACCGGCCGCAGCGTGTTCCCCAGGTGACCCACCTGATCCAGCTCGCCGAGATCCTCGGCGAGATCAACAAGGTCGGTCCACGGTCGAAGCGGGTCGAGGGGAAGCTCACCGAACTGGTCGCCGCGCTCGGTCCGGAGCTGGAGATCCTCACCCGTACCCCACTGGACGAGATCGGCCGGGTCGGCGGTGAGGTGCTCGCCGAGGGCATCGCCCGGCTGCGCCGCGGCGAGGTCCGCCGCGTTCCCGGCTACGACGGCGAGTACGGCGTGATCACCCTCTTCGACCCGGCCGAGCTGGGCCGTGCCGGGGTGTCGGCCGGGCAGGAGACCCTGTTCGACGTGCCGGTTCCGGCGCAGCGTCGGCCCGTGGAGCCGACGGCGACACCGCACGCCAAGGCGACTCCGGAGGCCAGGGCGAAGCGGCCGGCGGGCAAGGCCGAACCGAAGCGCGAGCCGGCCACCCCGGCACCGCCGATCGCGCCACCGCCCTCCCCGCACGAGCCGTTCGAGCCGATGCTCGCCGGGATGGAGGAGGTCGGCACCGGCCTGCTGGACCGGCTCGACGCGATGCAACGGGTGGCCGCCTCGGCACCCGGCGGCCCGCTGCTCATCGTCGCCGGACCGGGCACCGGCAAGACGCGTACGCTGACCCACCGGATCGCGTACCTCTGTGCCGAGTTGAACGTCTTCCCCGAGCAGTGCCTGGCGATCACCTTCACCCGGCGGGCGGCGGAGGAGTTGCGGCACCGCCTGGACGGCCTGCTCGGCCCGGTCGCCGAGGACGTCACCGTCGGCACCTTCCACTCGCTGGGGCTGACCATCCTGCGCGAGAACGCCGGGGCCGCCGGCCTGCCGGACGATTTCCGGATCGCCGACGACGCGGAACGGACGGCGGCCCGCGCCGAGGCCGGCGAGGACGCGGCCCGCTACACCGCACTGCTGCGCAAGCAGGGCATGGTCGACCTCGACGAGTTGCTCACCCTGCCGGTCGCGCTGCTGCGGGACGACCGGGAACTGGTCGAGCGGTACCGCGACCGCTGGCGGTGGATCTTCGTGGACGAGTACCAGGACGTCGACGCGGTGCAGTACGAGCTGCTCCGCCTGCTCAGCCCCGCCGACGGGAACCTCTGCGCGATCGGCGACCCGGACCAGGCCATCTACTCGTTCCGTGGCGCCGACGTCGGGTACTTCCTGCGCTTCTCGCAGGACTTCACCGACGCCCGGCTGGTCCGGCTCAACCGCAACTACCGCTCCTCAGCGCCGATCCTGGCCGCGGCGGTACAGGCCATCGCGCCGTCGTCGCTGGTCCGGGGCCGCCGGCTGGATCCGGCCCGGCTCGACCCGGAGGCCCCACTGGTCGGCCGGTACGCTGCGGCCTCCGTCGCCGACGAGGCCGACTTCGTGGTACGCACCGTCGACGACCTGGTCGGCGGCCTCTCCCACCGGTCGCTGGATTCGGGTCGGATCGACGGCCGGTCGACCACGCTCTCCTTCTCGGACATCGCGGTGCTGTACCGCACCGACTCGCAGGCCGCACCGATCGTGGACGCCCTGGCCCGGGCCAACATCCCGGTGCAGAAGCGCTCGCACGACCGGCTGCGGGACCGCCCCGGCGTGCTGGCGATCGCCCGCGAGCTGCGGCACGCCCCGGGTCTCGACGGTGCCCTGCCCGCCCGGGTACGCCTCGCCGCCCAGGTGCTCGCCGAGCGGTTCGCCATCCCCACCCTCGACGGGTCGGGTGGGGTGCGCCCCGAGGATGTCCGGACCGCGGTCGACCTGCTGACGCCGCTGGCCCGGCGGTGCGGCGACGACCTGGAGGCGTTCCTGTCCCAGCTCGCCACCGGGGCGGAGGTGGACGCCCTCGACCCGCGCGCCGAGGCGGTCACCCTGCTGACCCTGCACGCCGCCAAGGGACTGGAGTTCCCGGTGGTCTTCCTGATCGGCGCCGAGGACGGGCTGCTGCCGCTACGCTGGCCCGGTGCACCCCCCGACGACGACGCGGTCGCCGAGGAGCGGCGGCTCTTCTTCGTCGGGCTGACCCGGGCCCAGGACCGGCTCTACGTGAGCCACGCCGCCCGCCGGGTCCGGCACGGGTCGGAGCGGGACTGCCGCCCGTCGCCGTTCCTCGACGTGGTGGATCCGGGTCTGTTCGAACGGCTCGGCGACAGCGCCGGACCGCGCCGGCCGAAGGATCGCCAGCTACGGCTCATCTGA
- a CDS encoding glycosyltransferase 87 family protein: MPASVGKGLDRLATVRRATRGIDRRTVVRAGIVAAVAYAAWLAIGAFGRPYNFFDMKIYHGAVVWWASGRQLYEFVAPDTTLGFTYPPFAGLAMLPMAHLPVALAGLVNAAVSIAALAVVLAALLRPIVDRLGWPLWYTVAIATPLAVAIEPTRETLGYGQVNLLLFALVMADLIALRWRSRRGTHQAESDGPLLRFVYGGAWAGVGIGLATAVKLTPALFILYLMITRQWRVAATATATAIGVTIGSFGIVGAESRAYFGGVLWQTERVGAADMTPNQSLAGLLARLYDSIETPGLLWLAFSVLLLALGLSRASNAHADGDELTAFTLVGLTANVISPISWTHHLVWVIPAIIVLADAAIRRHDASRVPVLRPTPAPYGGPPGVSALRPPIWYPTLTGLRHGIAAIGLYLLFLISPIWPYEHQLPEVSHYEDGLFGALMENSLALALIVLVAALPWRPGAEPAFHTDRLARTAMLHGRR; this comes from the coding sequence ATGCCGGCGAGCGTCGGTAAAGGGCTGGACCGCCTCGCCACAGTCCGTCGCGCAACGCGTGGGATCGATCGTAGGACAGTCGTACGGGCTGGCATCGTGGCCGCCGTCGCCTATGCCGCATGGCTCGCCATCGGCGCGTTCGGGCGTCCGTACAACTTCTTCGACATGAAGATCTACCACGGCGCGGTGGTCTGGTGGGCGAGCGGCCGCCAGCTGTACGAGTTCGTCGCGCCCGACACCACCCTGGGTTTCACCTACCCGCCCTTCGCCGGCCTGGCGATGCTGCCAATGGCACACCTGCCGGTCGCCCTGGCCGGTCTGGTGAACGCCGCAGTCAGCATCGCCGCACTGGCCGTGGTGCTGGCGGCGCTGCTGCGACCGATCGTGGACCGGCTGGGCTGGCCCCTGTGGTACACGGTGGCCATCGCCACGCCGCTCGCCGTCGCCATCGAACCCACCCGGGAGACCCTCGGCTACGGGCAGGTCAACCTGCTGTTGTTCGCCCTGGTCATGGCCGACCTGATCGCCCTGCGCTGGCGGTCGCGCCGGGGCACGCATCAGGCCGAGAGCGACGGCCCGCTGCTGCGGTTCGTCTACGGTGGCGCCTGGGCCGGCGTGGGGATCGGCCTGGCCACCGCCGTCAAGCTGACCCCGGCCCTGTTCATCCTCTATCTGATGATCACCCGCCAGTGGCGGGTGGCCGCGACGGCCACCGCCACCGCCATCGGCGTGACCATCGGCAGCTTCGGCATCGTCGGGGCCGAGTCCCGCGCCTACTTCGGCGGCGTGCTGTGGCAGACCGAGCGGGTGGGCGCCGCCGACATGACGCCCAACCAGTCCCTGGCCGGCCTGCTGGCCCGGCTCTACGACTCGATCGAGACCCCCGGGCTGCTCTGGCTCGCCTTCTCCGTGCTGCTGCTGGCGCTCGGCCTGTCCCGGGCGTCCAACGCCCACGCCGACGGCGACGAACTGACCGCGTTCACGCTGGTCGGCCTGACCGCCAACGTGATCAGCCCGATCTCCTGGACGCACCACCTCGTCTGGGTGATCCCGGCGATCATCGTGCTGGCCGATGCGGCGATCCGCCGCCACGACGCCAGCCGGGTGCCGGTCCTGCGTCCCACACCGGCGCCGTACGGCGGCCCGCCGGGAGTGTCCGCACTCCGCCCGCCGATCTGGTACCCGACGCTGACCGGGCTCCGCCACGGCATCGCCGCGATCGGGCTCTACCTGCTCTTCCTGATCTCCCCGATCTGGCCGTACGAGCACCAGTTGCCGGAGGTCTCCCACTACGAGGACGGCCTCTTCGGCGCGCTGATGGAGAACTCGCTGGCGCTGGCGCTGATCGTGCTGGTCGCCGCGCTGCCCTGGCGGCCCGGCGCGGAGCCCGCCTTCCACACCGACCGGCTGGCCCGCACCGCGATGCTGCACGGGCGGCGGTAG
- a CDS encoding DUF397 domain-containing protein — MDMTGAQWRKSSKSGNNGGACVEVADNLSGVVLVRDTKDRDGGTLSFQPAAWRGFVELAKTGGPVA, encoded by the coding sequence ATGGACATGACCGGCGCGCAGTGGCGCAAGAGCAGCAAGAGCGGCAACAACGGCGGTGCGTGTGTTGAGGTCGCCGACAACCTCTCCGGTGTCGTCCTGGTCCGGGACACCAAGGACCGCGACGGCGGAACGCTCAGCTTCCAGCCGGCGGCGTGGCGCGGCTTCGTCGAGCTGGCGAAGACCGGCGGCCCGGTCGCCTGA